Proteins encoded by one window of Cloeon dipterum chromosome 2, ieCloDipt1.1, whole genome shotgun sequence:
- the LOC135937592 gene encoding protein yellow-like, with product MAWFSFLLFLLSPFAVCGLNFSTVFVWEQLNFNWPSHKNSFQTVYEPNNILTYDHAVFRERIFISFYIFGVPVTLTWLSMTEAQSREPKLRPFPSWTMHEEGGCEKIKEIKGLEVDPVGRLWALDRGTKNCAATKLWIFDLANNDSVVLVHQFAYHVAIHDLSKKDMREFVLDETPDDDWLAYIPDFQAAKIVVFSLKRNTSWTVKIEKVKFSAFALSPKINRGLLYLADQTQTEVHTAPISSLRRGDKKVNPYLVGNKTEGSRRMLMDSRGKLYFDLERKGCIATWDTNADPFLEEVVYQKEELKNKFPFSFAFDTCNNLWLLIRNGTKYQLLRAAVGARSYLYNDSDVLLPACGKRDEYFGPEFNISGPSIADKRNATVHGCDDRVLQNLRVLNVVLSCWNVFSFFSIGFQIFWFRFLKRKNKGMLAKAPEKFQEIIPDGEVIYEEVEPSTSV from the exons ATGGCTTGGTTCTCTTTTCTACTCTTCTTGCTCAGTCCGTTTGCAGTTTGTGGCCTAAACTTCTCTACCGTCTTCGTTTGGGAACAGTTGAACTTCAATTGGCCCTCCCACAAGAACTCGTTTCAGACCGTTTACGAACCCAACAATATTTTGACTTACGACCATGCAGTGTTTCGAGAGCGCATTTTCAtcagcttttatatttttggcgTGCCTGTCACTCTGACTTGGCTGTCGATGACTGAGGCGCAGTCCCGCGAACCCAAACTTCGTCCTTTTCCGTCGTGGACAATGCAc gAAGAAGGGGgctgtgaaaaaataaaagaaataaagggGTTGGAAGTGGACCCCGTGGGCCGCCTCTGGGCGCTGGACAGAGGAACTAAAAATTGTGCAGCAACCAAACTGTGGATATTCGACCTGGCCAACAACGATTCCGTCGTGCTCGTCCACCAGTTTGCTTATCACGTCGCCATTCACGACTTATCTAAAAAGGATATGCGCGAGTTTGTGCTCGACGAGACGCCAGACGACGACTGGCTCGCCTATATTCCAGATTTTCAAGCCGCAAAAATAGTGGTTTTCAGTCTAAAGCGAAATACGTCGTGGACGGTCAAAATCGAGAAAGTTAAATTCAGTGCCTTCGCCCTTTCCccgaaaataaatagaggATTACTCTACCTCGCCGATCAAACTCAAACAGAAGTGCACACGGCTCCTATTTCCAGCCTCAGGAGAGGAGACAAGAAAGTTAATCCTTATTTGGTGGGAAATAAGACGGAGGGATCCAGGAGGATGCTCATGGACAGCAGAGGGAAATTGTACTTTGATCTTGAGAGAAAAGGATGCATCGCCACCTGGGATACCAATGCCGATCCTTTCCTCGAGGAGGTTGTCTACCAG aaagaaGAACtgaagaataaatttccattttcattcGCCTTTGACACTTGCAATAATCTTTGGCTTCTGATTCGGAATGGAACCAAGTACCAGCTGCTCAGGGCAGCAGTCGGCGCCAGGTCTTATTTGTACAACGACTCCGACGTTTTATTGccag CGTGCGGAAAGAGAGATGAATATTTCGGCccagaatttaatatttccggCCCATCAATTGCGGACAAAAGAAATGCAACAGTTCACGGGTGTGATGATCGtgttctccaaaatttacgcGTTTTGAACGTGGTGCTATCTTGTTGGAACGTGTTCAGCTTTTTCTCGATTGGATTCCAGATATTTTGGTTCcgatttttgaaaagaaaaaataagggCATGTTAGCCAAAGCTCCTGAAAAATTTCAGGAGATTATTCCTGATGGAGAAGTGATTTATGAGGAAGTTGAGCCTTCCACTTCCGTTTGA
- the LOC135937044 gene encoding uncharacterized protein LOC135937044, whose translation MEEVKGLEVDSLGRLWAVDVGSNNSPAKLWIFNLSNGDSVALVHQFSSLVVSYTYNRRDLRKPVLDETANDSLAYIPDVNTNKIVVFSEKRNESWSVQVKERIYFSALALSPKNKRDFVYLGDHVQTYKNLYKIPISNLKKGGKVEVSPSFVGSRNGSSWKMLMDSRGTLYFDVRTDQDEQGRIATWNTNTPFNEEITFQFQFSLTRYSIAFDTCGNLWLLLWDGRKYQLLKAAVGAKSYLYNDSDAFTACGKRISDSTVGSGNAAIDCSGLRHLNVVLSCWNLFAFFSIGLQIFWFRALTRKKYAILKTKKEQEETYMPADDPANFQRTSFTPGEPIYEEVKPCTSSNSTCLESQC comes from the exons ATGGAGGAGGTGAAGGGCCTGGAAGTGGACAGCCTTGGCCGTCTCTGGGCAGTTGACGTGGGAAGCAATAATTCTCCTGCTAAACTGTGGATTTTTAACCTCAGCAATGGCGATTCTGTTGCTCTCGTTCATCAGTTTTCCAGTCTCGTCGTGAGCTATACTTATAATCGACGAGATCTGCGAAAGCCGGTGTTGGACGAAACAGCAAATGACTCACTAGCCTACATCCCAGACGttaacacaaataaaatagtcGTGTTTAGTGAAAAAAGGAACGAGTCGTGGAGCGTCCAAGTGAAAGAAAGAATTTACTTCAGTGCTCTTGCCCTTTCTCCGAAAAACAAAAGAGATTTTGTCTACCTCGGCGATCATGTCCAAACATACAAAAACCTGTACAAAATTCCTATTTCCAACCTGAAGAAGGGGGGAAAAGTAGAAGTGTCCCCTTCATTCGTGGGCAGCAGGAATGGGAGTTCGTGGAAAATGCTCATGGACAGTAGAGGAACATTGTATTTTGACGTTCGGACGGACCAGGATGAGCAGGGACGCATCGCCACCTGGAACACAAACACACCTTTCAACGAGGAAATCACCTTCCAG TTTCAGTTTTCGCTTACACGTTATTCGATTGCCTTCGATACGTGTGGCAATCTTTGGCTTTTGCTTTGGGATGGAAGGAAATACCAGTTGCTCAAGGCGGCAGTCGGCGCCAAATCCTATTTATACAACGACTCTGATGCTTTCACAG CTTGCGGAAAAAGAATAAGTGACTCGACGGTAGGCAGCGGAAACGCTGCAATCGACTGTAGTGGTTTGCGGCATTTGAACGTGGTGTTGTCTTGCTGgaatttgtttgcatttttctcgATCGGACTACAGATATTTTGGTTTCGAGCGttgacaaggaaaaaatacgcaattttgaaaaccaaaaaggAGCAAGAGGAAACGTACATGCCCGCTGATGATCCCGCAAATTTCCAGCGGACTTCTTTCACTCCCGGGGAACCGATTTACGAAGAAGTCAAGCCTTGCACGTCCTCCAATTCCACATGTCTTGAAAGCCAATGTTAA
- the LOC135936747 gene encoding serine protease gd-like produces MRFGLFVLFNLALCAAQTTQSDDYIPAPYFDEGENLSFKNCGHEVSPYRWAVSVRNVSNTAWNNELCSGIAISQRTILLTGKCGFSTLDANDLRVSLRACWWTPNDDECMKRDIRVLNITELPFTKVVITEKMPSEVMPICLFNRDNVMRLELQTESPYFEWQHFWIGDYRHWTQKIVTGPGECIKNLSQKELDILKISQIPTKNILCLKDPNHGLGNRILVNQYKSRYFMRAIKFEHGNFYIDILPHIDQIVRNAKGIYALSMPQPTPRKIEFSAPDNLSFPDCGRKPTAESRRKRDNDDFSEDLSPIHHVFGGSTAQESGHPWHAYIENEETGTICGGTLISPTVVLTAAHCLYGSKAEDFIVVLGMYDKRQRTAPGVQRTKVHSLIVHPKYTELISADVGLMILKKKIRITDHIRPICLWNEDSNLDRVAGTIAMVVGFGLVENYTLPDELQEARVPILAHKECYLSKRAFFGKYLRPGDNFCAGYTNGTTTCNGDAGGSLSVEKDGRWFIRGIASFGMSKRVEFEGEERSLCHPNQYLLYTDVASYMNWIVDNTPDITSKN; encoded by the exons ATGAGGTTTGGACTTTTCGTCCTTTTCAACCTCGCACTTTGCGCCGCACAAACTACTCAAAGTGACGACTACATCCCGGCTCCGT attttgacgaAGGAGAAAATCTGAGCTTCAAGAACTGTGGTCACGAAGTTTCTCCGTACCGCTGGGCCGTGTCTGTTAGAAACGTTAGTAATACAGCATGGAATAATGAACTTTGCTCAGGCATAGCCATTTCACAAAGAACTATTCTCCTAACAG GCAAATGCGGCTTCTCAACACTAGATGCAAACGATTTACGGGTCTCTCTTAGAGCTTGTTGGTGGACACCAAATGATGATGAATGCATGAAAAGGGACAtaaga GTTTTGAATATAACAGAACTTCCTTTTACTAAAGTTGTCATAACTGAAAAGATGCCTAGTGAAGTAATGCCCATTTGTTTGTTCAATCGAGACAACGTAATGCGTTTGGAACTTCAAACAGAATCACCCTACTTTGAATGGCAACATTTTTgg ATTGGAGATTATAGACACTGGACACAGA aaattgtGACTGGACCAGGTGAATGCATCAAAAATCTATCACAAAAAGAATtggatattttgaaaatttctcaaattccCACTAAAAATATCCTCTGTTTGAAGGATCCCAATCACGGTTTGG GTAACAGAATTTTGGTGAACCAATACAAAAGCCGATATTTCatgagagcaataaaatttgaacacggaaatttttacattgatATATTGCCACACATCGACCAGATTGTGAGAAATGCAAAAGGTATTTATGCTCTGTCGATGCCGCAGCCAACACCCCGAAAAATAG AGTTCAGCGCACCAGACAACCTCAGTTTCCCCGACTGTGGAAGGAAACCGACAGCAGAAAGTAGAAGAAAACGAGACAATGATGATTTCTCCGAGGATTTGTCACCGATTCATCATGTTTTCGGAGGCAGCACAGCTCAGGAAAGTGGGCACCCGTGGCATGCTTACATTGAAAATGAGGAGACTGGAACAATCTGTGGCGGAACATTGATTTCGCCAACAGTAGTTTTGACTG cTGCACATTGTCTTTATGGATCAAAAGCAGAGGACTTCATAGTTGTTCTTGGGATGTATGATAAAAGACAAAGAACAGCTCCTGGTGTTCAGAGAACAAAG GTTCACAGTCTGATCGTGCACCCAAAATATACGGAACTTATTAGTGCTGACGTCGGACTcatgattttgaagaaaaaaatacgaattaCCGACCATATCCGACCGATTTGCTTGTGGAACGAGGATTCTAACTTGGATCGCGTGGCTGGAACTATAGCTATG GTGGTTGGATTTGGGCTTGTCGAAAACTACACGTTGCCAGATGAACTGCAAGAGGCTCGAGTGCCGATTTTAGCTCATAAAGAGTGCTACTTGTCAAAAAGGGCGttttttgggaaatatttGAGGCCGGGAGACAATTTTTGCGCCGGATACACTAATG GAACGACCACCTGCAACGGGGACGCTGGTGGCAGCCTTTCCGTGGAAAAAGACGGTCGTTGGTTCATCAGGGGCATTGCCAGCTTTGGAATGTCGAAAAGAGTGGAGTTTGAGGGCGAAGAAAGATCGTTGTGTCACCCTAATCAGTATTTACTCTATACTGACGTTGCAAGTTACATGAACTGGATTGTAGATAATACACCTGACATaacgtcaaaaaattaa